One Echeneis naucrates chromosome 16, fEcheNa1.1, whole genome shotgun sequence genomic window, TTGATATGACTTACATACTGCTTATTCCTCTTTACACGTGGACTTGTATGTGAAGTATCAGTTAAATTATAGTTTATATTCCTGTATGTGTGACCTACAGCTTGAAAGCAGATAGCAGTGTAAATGGTATTCACTATTTAGGACTTAATCTGCATGGGCACAGTAAGTACAGTGAGTTGGCTGGAGGCACAGATTAATGAATACACTGTTGCTGATAAAGTGGCCACCCAAGTTAAACTCCTTTCAGAAATTCACAGCGATGAATGttaatgtaaatttaattgCATGACATTTCTGAACTTTTTGCATCACAGTAGCTAAAAATCTCTCAAGTTAATGTCACAACAGCTGCATTTTCTGATGGACTTGTTATTGTGTGCTCACTGGATGGTTTGAGTCAAAGAAATGCACATGAGTTTCCTACTCAGGGATGTCACCAAAACtggaaatgtgcacacacactgacagaccaGTAGTTCAGGGCCAACCAAGCACCTGTTTGGGGAGATTGCAAAGAAGAAAGTCATTGATAGCAAAGTGCTTTCagctctcatctcatctctttgAGCAGATGATAATTAGGAGGtaagagtgaaaaaagaaaaatgtacacaGTGCAAAGTAAATGTGATTGGCTTGAGAGAAGTTGTGTccattcaaataaagaaaatcaaatcactGTTGCTGCAACACTGCACCAGCTTTATGGCAGAGTGGCATAGAGTCTGTATGTTATGTGAAGGAAACCAGACATAATATTTAGAACTGGTTGCCTTCTATGGAGCTTTATCCTTCTTGCAAATGGGATCTCTGGTGCTCAGCCAGCGTAATCATCAGGTTCATAGTCACCATTCTTACCAAGGTTGTTAGTTTGGCCAAGCAGCCGGCTCTCAGAAGATTATGGGTGTTCTTCTTCATGTAAGGATCTGAGGAAGATGCAGATTGCAATATTTAGACAAATAAAGAATCTTGAATTTAATTGACGTGTTTTTAAAGCCTTCCCCAGATCTGTGTCTTGACACAATTCTTTGTCACAGCGTTTGAAATAGACACATAATATCATCTCTCAATAAAATGTGACATGATACATTTAGAAAAGAGTATCTCTCATCTCATttatactgcttatccatcaggggTGCTGTGGCACATCTTAGCTGACATGGGCCAAAGGCAGGATACACAatagacaggtcaccagtctatcactgGCACATAGGGAGACAAACAACATTTGATTCAGGACTACCTATGGGCAATTAACAGTCACCAActaacatgcatgtctttggattgtgcaaaatccacacagaaaggcctcaggaaTCAATCCCAGATCCTTCATGCTAGACTTCTGCTGTCTTCTCAGTCTGAATACATGAAAGGTGATTTCAGATAGCTGTTACCTGGAGCTTTCCTTGGATTAGaagtttggttgtttttttttttttatcagtgtgtATCAGCTTTAATAgactttttaaataatcaacGACAGAACAAACGACTTACGAACCacatcaaaacacaattttgaaaGTTTGTATACGAAGACTCCAACACCCACAATCCCCTGCGCCACTTACGGTGCCTTCGTACGTGCCCTCGTAAAGTAGCGGACACGGCACTTCGCGATCGTGCAGCCGGCCTCGGCGTTGGAAAGAGGTAAGTTTTTATCACTTCTTTTTAGGGAGCCCGCTCGGGGAACAGTGAATGGAAAGATGTGCGAAAACAAAAAGCGCTAGTTTAGCCTGACATTTGAACGAGCCTGAGGGAGTATAAGTAGTTAAATCGGCTGCTTCTGCCCGGCTGAGGGCTGACGTCGGGCACGCCTATGAAGGGTAGCTGCCCCGGGGATCCAGAGCTGTCTGTGCGCGGGCCCGACGGAGGCATCAACACTTGGGAAAGATGAGGATATTTTTAGCAACCAGCCAAAAGGCCAACGCCAGCGAGCCGGTTATCTAACGTTTGGAAATATAATGTATCTGTCGCCTATCATTAGCTGGCGGGAAGGCGTGCTAGGTAGGCGAACTGTCTGCCAACGGCTTAGTCAACGTTAGCAAACATGACTGTAGCTAGCAGCTAGTTAGCTAGCGACAACTAGCCATTAATGAGCTTTTTCGTGTGTTGCCATCACCCAGCCTGGACGGTGAGAGCTCAGCTACTACAGTATTAATGTCCGGCGGTGTTTATGGTATGTTATTTGGACTTTTCATgctaatcccccccccccaccccccctcagCCCTCAGATTGTTCCAGCAACAACAGTTCATCGTAATGTGGAAGCACATGACTTGTGCTGTCACTGTCAACCAGTGTAAAGGTGTGCTCAGCGAAAGTCTGCTTTTCAAttctttgtgttcttgttgcTTTTTAAACGGGGTCAACACTGAAGTTCTGTCTGAATTAAATGGGTTCAAATGTGTGATGGAAAATTCATGGTAGTGTCTATAAATCCTTTTAGACTCGTTTTATCTTGTGGGGTTGAGATTTCATGGCTGGGGAGGCTGTAGCATATGATCATCTTAATacttatatttcatttttttttctgcctctcatcTACTCCTTTCTCCGTCCTCCAAGTGTGTTGTAGGGTGATTCAGGATGGTGGACCAGCCTCTGTGGGAGCAGATAGGATCCAGCTTCGTGCAACACTACTACCAGATGTTTGACTCTGACAGAGCACAACTGGGATCCATATATGTGAATATGCTTTCATTTTAgtacacattttgttttgggatCTAAGCTATGAACattgtttactgagctaattgCATCACCCTGCAttggttttcagtttttattgcaCTTCAGAAAAGGCAATATAAAACCACATTTAATCAGCAAATTGACAATAATCATTAGTTGGACTAAAGGTTTATTCAAAACCCCAAATTagcttttaaattatttttattatttatttaagtattGAATGAACCGAGttgaatgtaaatgaaaataagccTACTACACTTAAgaactttttttattcacagtgtAATCAAGGAAAACCACATGGCCATTAACCAGTGTAGAAATGAACACTGTTGTTTATGCTCTTCACAGATCGATGCATCATGCCTTACGTGGGAGGGCCAACAGTTCCAGGGAAAAAGAGCAATCGTTGAGAAACTCTCTGTGAGTTCGTTTGGTAAATTGTCTCTACTTGCTGTGGGCATGTGTAACAGGTGGCGGGTTATTCCCTGACCTATCACAGTATTTTGTTATAAACTTGCACTCCGTCTGATACACTGGAATTAATCTTCCTCTTGTGTATTCCTTCTTTATTGTGCCAGAGTCTCCCATTCACAAAAATAGCGCATAGTATAACAGCGCAAGACCACCAGCCAACTCCAGACTGCTGCATATTGAGTATGGTTGTAGGACAGCTAAAAGTAAGTCCCGCtgttttttatgcctttttcaGTCATATATTTTACGTCTTTTGCCATTAACTTCACTTCTCAAATAAATATGGTCATTCACATATGGACctgtttcaaatcatttcagaCACCACACATCCAGATCATCCTATTAGGGTGTAATTACTCTTCTTTCATTAACAACTACATAAATGAGTGTGGAGGCCCTGCCAAAAAGTTCTGTCAGATATATCTACACACTTGGTGCCTGACACACCCAGAAGAGCACCTCTCTGTTTAATGCTTCTGACAGTTGAACACAAAGGTGGTGAAAGCTTTGTTCAaaagctcctcctcttcccatAATCCTGGTCACTTTTAGTGgctttgatatttatttatttaatttttttgttttaacaaaacTACACAAGTACATTTtcagcgaaaaaaaaaaaaatcctctttttcATGAAGGTTGTTATGTCTATTGCGTTGAACTggactttgttttttcattttggaagCTGCATGTATTGTGCTGcaaactgtattttaatttatatatcaAAGAGAAATATAgacaataacaaacatttttgtgtaatgtaaaactgttttaaCACCATCACAGACTCAACATTATAATCTTAATTAAGACAGGAAAGTACTGTAGGACTGTTGTTTTGAGACTCTGAGTATTTAAGGTAGGTGAACCTGATAAAACTGAGTGTAACAGTAACATGACTTCTCCAGTGTTAGCAGTTAGTTTCACCTTCTCCAGCAACACTTGACTTTCTTTGATCTAGTCAGTTTgaatatatgtttaaaaaaacaaaacaagacattgcAAGAAATGACTAAGATTTGTTTTGATGCTTTTGCTTTAGCCTATATCTCAAGTATGCTCTTTATCCTAAatctcttctttgtttgtgtgcgtctgcagGCAGATGATGACCCCATCATGGGTTTCCATCAGAGTTTCATCCTCAAGAACATTAATGATGCATGGGTGTGCACCAATGACATGTTCCGGCTGGCCATTCATAACTTTGGCTAAGCTCCCACCCTACTCAGAGGGGCAGGGGCGGCCATAGTGAAGGGCACCGTGTAAAgtgtggagggaggggagggagaagttgaggatggagaagagagaacactcatccctccttcctgctgtcTCATTTATGCCTGCTTGACAAACAAGCAGGCACCGGATTCTAGATGTCAATCACTGAACCTCATCCAGGTGGGTTTTCAGACCACCCCAGCCAGTAGAACTGCGATGTGTTTCTTTGCTGAGAGCCGGCCGACCAATCAGACGCCCCTGTCTGCCACCCCGCTGATCTGCATGACGCTGGGATTCCCTCATTGCAATACTACACTCAAGCCACCAGAATGAGAAACAGCTAACTGACGCCATTAACTCATATCCATATCTGCTATGCTGTCCTCCTTTATACTAACCCATTTTACTTTACTGTTGACTACACTGTTGTCAACTCAGTTCTGATAACATGAATGTTGACTGGTTTGTAGATCCATGTTCAGGTCCAGAGTCAGCTTTCTCAGTTCTGActtcttgtgtttatttgtttttagatgCCACTTCTGTTGTTGACTTTAGCTTGCTTTAGTGTGTTTAAGTTTTATCTCCAGTTACCACATCTGTTAACTTTGCCATGATTCATTTTCTTACATCCTCCATGTAAGGTTTTGCTCTTGCAAACCAAAGAATCATGGTTTCAGGTCGTAAAGTTTCACCTTGCTTCATGATTGGCTCTGATCTTTcatattctctctttttctctctctgtctcactcttgCTCTGTCACATATCTGGCAGTTAACATGGACTACAGCCACGATACACAATAAACCTGGACTTTTTTTCTTAATGGTGTGGCTTTGTCTCCATATCATTCTCTTGGACTAAATGTTTTCCCagtctttatttctttactaTGAGTGTTCATAGTTTATACAAGTGTTGACTTTTACATATTAAGtacatatttttactttattattctGGGTGACATGACAACACAGGCATTCAGCTGGATAACTGAAAATACCTGATTCATATTGAaatttttaatgagaaaaaggTCAAATAAATATTCCAGCCATAGGTCTATTGAATTGATAATGAGCTGCTTCATGAGTGGATTGGGTATCAGATAGATTTGAACAGCTCACATTTTTTCTAGTTTCTTATGTTTTAGTAGTTAAGGGTCCATCTACTGATTCACTTTTTATTGTCAGAGCAATCTTTGCCTCATGCTACTTTGCAAGAAAGGGGGCAGCACACTGATATTGGGTCGATTCTTTGGTACCCTATCAGTGGGCACCATTAATtgaagaacagagagagaagttgAATCATAACGTCATGTTGGCCGGAGATGACACTGGATATTGAAGTAATTTGAAAATAGCAATCTTTGTCTTGCATATAGTTGACACCTGACAGTAATAGTATGTGTTCCCACGTGATTACTGTTGCACTACTCTCAGTTCAATAAGTGGTCACGCATCTAATGTATGGCCCAAATCATATGAAGCAGAATGATTCATGTGTTGAAACAGTAAGAGATTATCTCTGCAATGAATACATAATTTACTCAAAAGATACTGTTAGGTTTTGCTGATGAATTTCTGCACCGAGGCCTCCTTGTGATGAAATAACATTAGTTGCATTTCAAAGTAGTAGCTTTCAGATGCTCAGGAGCTTGAACCTTGGGAGCTATTACTTCAACTCTGCATTGAAGAATTATTTTGTTCACCAAATTTAATCGATCAGTAACAAGCCACCTTGTGtataataaaatacagttcAACAGCACTGCTACTGAAGCCTCCAAAATGAACCTCTTTCACTTGAGCAGTAACCAAACCAATAGAACCATTCCGTTAATTgcaaagttgtatttttttttcctgaagttaaacacaaaatatagtCAATCGTGTGTCattgcactgaaaaaaaagtttgtttttttatgtaagaAGCCAAAAACCTGCCTTGTACAGATGCGGATTTGTGGTTTACAACAAAGACAGGCAGCCTTTGATAAGAAAAGAAATACTGTGCCACCAGGGGGCCCTTCGGCATCCAGGAAGAAGCAAATAGATAATCAACTTTTTTGAATGCaaaccagtttgtttttccttggAGATTACAATACATACATTAGTCAATAAAACTCTGCAGTAACATTGAATGTGTAcaattaaatgtcaaaatgtattttttttttaagcactgGCCACTTTTACACCCATTCTCCCCTAGCTCCCTTGGTGTTGCctgttaaaaaataagaattaacagatgtgttttcagatgatttaagggatttttttttcaatccaaactataaataaacaaactaaagtGAGCGTCAGCAGACGGGAATTGTTGTCGATTAAGCTGATGATAAAATTTCCAACGTTTTCAGAAATAGGTTTACAATGACCATATAGATTTTAGGTTTCATTTTTACTTAAATGAAACTTAATGTTGATGCGTTAACCTCGTCAGACTTTGAGGTAGGAACCAATCACATGGCGCAGCGAAGAGTCGGACTTCACAGCGCGGACATCGCCGGAAGTTTAGACGGTTGCTCTGGGTGAACGAAGTGAACATTGACAGCGTCGCATCAAAcaagaaattattttctccCCCTTAATAAACCCAGACTCCCCCTTTCCCTCACCCATGGCGTCCAATTCTAATATAGACATTGAGGGTGCGACCCAGCATCTCCGGGACATCCTGAAGCTCGACCGTCCGGGCAACAGCACCGGTGAGTCGGACCGGGAGTGAAAAACGGCTGCGCTGCTTTAGGCCGCAGCGGCTAATCGAAGGCTAGCAAGCTAACTGTGCTAGCTGCTTTAGCACGCCGCCTCATAGAAGTGAATTTAGCGTCGTAGCTGTAGTTTCACTGCCCTGTTATCTCAACGCCTCCACGCCAAAACACGGCTTTTACTCATTAAAATCCACACTCATTCAGGCACAGCTGCGTTTGCGTTCGCTTTTCATGAGAGTGTTTAGAAAGCTAACTAAGCTAAGTGCAAAGTATTTCACCGTCCTAACTGCTAGCTGCGCTAACAGCTAGCTTGGTTGCAGTCTATTTTCTGGTGTAGTGAAGCTATATCTGCTCTTACCTGGCGACAAAGGTGAAATTGTTCAGTTAGtctacaataaataaataaatgaatcctGCTCATGTGTTGTTTATATACAGGGACCATTAACCGGagtttagtttttcatttaGCAGTGCTACTTCACCGCCACGGAGCATTAGCTTGAGCCATTGAAAGTGCGTACGAAGGtcgttgttttattttttcgcTAAATTGTTTATACTGATATCACATTTGTTTGTGGCACCTCCAgcacatgacacacacattcagaagcTCGCTATGGCATCGAGCAAAGATACTGTCAGCTGCTGGGAAGTCGGGAGTAAAAGCAGCACTGGTGTCCTCAACTTCGCCTGAATGTGTTGTGAACTGAACGTCCCGCTTCTGCACTAACATTGTTTACCGTTGTGTTGCAGTATTTGCACCATTTTGATCTcgaaagaaaaataacattgcGCCGCATTCCCTGTGCTGTGATCATGAATTCACAATGGTACCGTGGACACGTTTGTGAGCGCTGTTATTATCAGTTTCATCAGTTCCACTGTGCTTTCTCTGCCATGAAATAATCAAAAAGTGTGTGCAAAAAAAGTATTTGGTGTTTTGTATTGGTGTCATGCTTTAATATGAAGGGAGCAGATTAATGTCTGCAAGAGATAATGTGTAACTGGCATCTtgcagaaacagtttttcttcctctaGTGTGTTAATAGGCTGTCTCTCTGAattaattttgtattttaaatgagatTGTATCTTAGtatttagaaaacaaacaaattacaccAAAGCATTTAATTCCTTGTGCCAGGAAGTGACGTTCATTCTTTACTGCTTCTTCTtaaatttgtatattttgtatatacACTCACCTCTTTTCTTGGAAATCTAAAAGCTAATCTTAATGGAATTCAACAAGAATATGAATTTCTGCAATTCAGGCTCTTCATGGCATTTTAAGTATTGTGACATTTACACCTATAAGTTACATTATTGTCAGTGAGGCTTTCTTAGTCAACTTAATACAAATCTTTAGAACAAACGGTTACCTTGCTGCTGCAGGGTTGGAGTTTTCTTACTGAGTTTGAATTCACATTATTTACAGTGTGTACTGTGTGTAAATTCATGAAATTTCCTTGTTCAGATGCGCAATCaagtgacagtgagagaaagCTATCTTTTAATGGAGAGTTGAATGGGTTATTGGGAACAGCTGGCATTCTGGCAAGCGTGGATCGGTCAACCATGTCAGAGTCTACCAGACCCCTCTCCACAGATATCAGCAGCCCTCAGGAGAGCCAGATAATGTGAGTGGGTGTTTAGAATCAGTTACTTAACAAACTTGGCAGAGTAGTATTTGTAGATACTTTGAATTTTCAAGAAACTGAACCCATATTTGTACTGACATTCATGTGATTCAATATCAGCTGTCTCTCTGGTGATGATGGATCTACTTGTATCCCCATTACCTCAAACAATGTGGAGATTGTCGCAAGTCAAGACTCCAGCATTAACAGTAAAGCACGAGGCAGCAACAAGGTAAGAACTGCGACCATAAACTACAAAACAGtgctgtcctgtgtgtgtgtaaatcacACATTTGTTGAACTTCTGCAATAACAAAGTAGCACATTCAAGCTGCTGGCCACCtaaaatgatttgtttccaCAAATTTTTATATTCCTAAGATAAACGTTTATATTATTGCACTTTTATATAATATGACAGTGATGACTCAACAGGATGTTGATGCAGATGCAGATCACTGCACTCTTCATTCTGTCAGCTATTCAATTCTTTTGAATGGCTTTGACTGTTAAAGGTCACATCCCACTTTTTAGAAAAGTCATCATGAactctttgaaaaaaatatttactaatgTTGAATGGTAACTTGTTCTCTATTCAGGTGAAGATTCAGCCAGTTGCCAAGTTTGACTGGGAGCACAAGTATTATTATGGTAGACTGATAGCTGTGTCCAACTCCTTCCTGGCCTATGCCATTAGAGGTGAGAGTCCAAcgttatttttaatttttttatttatttacaataccACTCAAGATGTTATTGATGATAGTGATGTGCATATAATACAAATTAATATAACAGACAGTTAGGTTGTTAGCAAATCGTATGTGTTGCTCATAAAATGCTGCCTTTATCTTGGACTTTGAGATTTTTCGTGTCCTTTTAAACAGTAACCATGTACATGGTTTAATTCCTTTGTCCATGTTTAGTCCAGACAGTAAAAATTTAAGCAGTTACGCATATTTTTTTAAGGCTCTGTGCTTTACAAGGTTCCATttgaaacaatattttatttaaaattataattttatttgagTGGATTTACATCAGTATTGAAATGTGTTGAGATGTGTTGATGATTTGGATCTTTAAACAAAGAGTGCACATACCACAAGGATTTGGAAGTAAATGGGCGCTTGGCTTCTAAATGCTTATTTAGCATTTATGTGTTTCAATAAAAGCAACAAGGTTTCCATTTGTTCATGACTACTTGATCATGCATGTAAAAGATGGTAATGAATGGTCAAAATACATTGTCAATATGTTATTCAGTTATACGGAATAAATTGGTATTTGCTTGCTTATCAGGTACTACGCTTGTTACTGAAATAATTTTACCTGCACTGACTGCTGTGATACCTACTTCTTGGTTTAGCTTTCTCTAAAATTAATCTCTTTCTCCAGGAGCCAACAACCATGCAATGATTCGTGTCCTGAGTCTGGCTTTAGCTGAGCGCTCCCTACTGAAAGGATTTACTGGGGCCGTCACAGATCTGGCTTTTGCCCATCTTGACTCCTCCCTGTTGGGTTGTGTAGATGAAGCAGGCAACCTGATGGTCTGGCAACTCACCTGCACTGGAAACAAGATAGTGTATCCTGACATGTTGTAGAAATCGTGTGGGAGggtgttgcctgtgtgtgtacattagctggttttaattgtatttgtaCTTTTTATATATCTGGCTAAAATACCAAACGCAACAGCTTTTACCACAGAAATAGCAGAAACAGGTTCTCTGAGAAGTGGTACTCTCTCCTAATTTCCTTTACTCCAGTTTTCTGCAGAGATCAGATAATGATTCATATCAGACGACCAGAAGACACTCCACTGAACTCCCACCGTCGCCTCATCTGGTGTCCATTCATCCTGGACGACAATGAGGAGAGCCAGGATGACACCAGCCAGACTCTGGCTCTTCTACATGAAGACAGGGTATCAGCATTTCACTCAGACGTGTTTGACCCATGGAAAGAAATTAGACTGATCCAGTAGTATTTGTTACTGAACCTAATTTAAGAAGATAGGAAAAGTAGGGAATGGGGGGTTTTCAAATGCTGACTTTTAGTCACTGTTTTACTGAATTGTAAAACACCAGTTTTAtcacacattttgaaaataatcagaCTATTAAGGTGTGTTAACATCTTCAAAAAAAGTGATTAACTATTACAAACCTGTTaaatttattatatataaattaaatgtcTTTATTGTTGTATATTCGATAAAACAAAATTGCAGGAGTTCCTCACagagctaataaataaaaataaatgaaataatcagatttaaaaaaaaatctaatccaACTATACATATCCAttccttattttctttttcctctgttttagGCTGAGGTGTGGGACCTGGAAGTGCTGAGAGCCAACAACACTAACTGGCCTGTTGATGCCACAGAACTGAAGGAAGGCCTCATCACAGTGAAGGGACATACTCAGGTGAGGAACCATATCCAACACTACTGTTACGTTTCTATCAAAATGCTAATTAGGAAATAACTAGTATTTGCTCAGTATACTACACTTAAGTGATGCGAGGTGAACCATACATTTTTTGATTGACTGTTTTTGAGGGAGCTTGTTCAATACATTCCTTACTCTATTGACCTTTGAAGTTTATTCCTGTCTCTTCAGCGGGTCAGTGAAGGGGCCTTGTCTCCAGATGGAACTGTGTTAGCGACAGCCAGCCATGATGGATACATCAAGTTCTGGCAGATTTATATAGAAGGAGGACAGGACAAGCCCAGGTATGCAAGGGagatattttctaaatgtgtgtttgagaatGTTTATCGTGTGTGATACATTTTTTGTGTTCTTGGTTTTCCCTCTCGCCATCTTCTAATCAccttttctcactttttctctctctatttaGATGTCTGCATGAATTACGTCCTCATGGAGGACGTCCCCTCTCTTGCCTTCTTTTCTGTGACAACCACAAGAGGCAGGACCCAGAGTGAGTAATCATGGCTGCGCACAGAGCTTCCAGGAAACACGGAGACGTGCAGTACATGGACAAATCTAAGGGTGTCTTTCTCATTTGTCACCTCTGGtgctttctgctttttctctttgtagGGTTCCTTTCTGGCGCTTCCTCATTACTGGAGCAGATCAGAATCAGGAGCTGAAGATGTGGTGCACTGTTTCCTGGACCTGTTTACAGACCATCAGGTTATTCCTTTTGgtttatctttttaaaatcttatcaaatctttttttcttttctttctgatttttttttctttttttttcaatataatCTCACCTTACCTGGACAGAACCCTGAAAATTCAATGCTGTCTGACATCTTACCATTAAGTTAGTGTCAGACCAGTCAAAATTGACTTCTAagtcaaaaaatgtaaaaatgataaattcTATTATCCAAAGCAAATGCCACTAATTAGCATTAAAGACATAATGATGGAGTGTTTTCTTCTCATAGGTTCTCTCCAGATCCCTTCAATTCATCAACTCTGCCAAGTCTGAAGGCTAGCCTGGACCTTTCTGCTGAGTATCTCATCCTCACTGATGTACAGAGAAAGGTAAGCACAATGTTGTTGTATCAATTCCTTGATATGATACAAATGTCAAAACAGTTTGTTAATTGTTCAATTACTCTGTGTCAGCCAATTAACATTTTGCATTAATCTGAAGAGAAACTGCCTCCTTCAGTTAAATTCAAATCTTCCGCCAGGAAGTCATTCCATTGAATTAAATATCATTTAAATTAAAGCAAATCTTGTCTATACCTCATCTCACAGAGTTGGTTTGAATTAAGTTTGTTTGGAAGGCCGCATGCAAGAAAAAGTTGTGGACTTGGAATCTGAAACTTTCTACGTCTTATCTATTTATGGCGAGCTTGACTTCATGCTTCATCACTGATGTCATTCTTTGCCAGGTCCTGTATGCAATGGAGCTCCGGCAggatctggagaaagggaaagcCAGTTTCACAGCTGTCTCCGAGTTCCTCCTGACTCATCCTGTGCTCAGCTTCGGAGTCCGGGATGTAACCCACAGCCGACTGCGACATACTGAGGTCCttcctgcagaggaggagagtgagagcATGACTACAGGTACATGATTATATGCATGCACTGCActattcaaaaacaacaaaaaaaacaaacaaacaaatgagctTCTTTAcactttattgttatttttttccattaacgATATTTGTAAGTCATTTAGATATTCTACGAGTTACCACACA contains:
- the nutf2 gene encoding nuclear transport factor 2 — encoded protein: MVDQPLWEQIGSSFVQHYYQMFDSDRAQLGSIYIDASCLTWEGQQFQGKRAIVEKLSSLPFTKIAHSITAQDHQPTPDCCILSMVVGQLKADDDPIMGFHQSFILKNINDAWVCTNDMFRLAIHNFG